One stretch of Paenibacillus sp. FSL R5-0341 DNA includes these proteins:
- the ylxM gene encoding YlxM family DNA-binding protein, with amino-acid sequence MSQENRLEKTNRINLLFAFYELLLTEKQQTFLKYYFHDDFSLGEIAAEFEISRQAVYEHIKRAEQVLENYESKLGLLEKHERRNRNLEDLQNALERAGVSIDNNKQIHDIVAQLSE; translated from the coding sequence GTGAGTCAAGAAAACCGGCTTGAGAAGACAAACCGGATTAACTTGCTGTTTGCTTTTTATGAATTGTTACTTACCGAGAAACAGCAGACTTTTCTAAAGTATTACTTTCATGACGATTTTTCACTTGGTGAAATTGCAGCCGAGTTTGAGATCAGCCGCCAGGCGGTATACGAGCATATCAAGCGTGCCGAACAAGTGCTGGAAAATTACGAAAGCAAGCTGGGCTTGCTGGAAAAGCATGAACGGCGTAATCGCAATCTTGAAGATTTGCAAAATGCATTGGAACGCGCAGGCGTCTCCATTGATAACAACAAACAAATACACGATATCGTTGCTCAGCTTAGTGAATGA
- the ffh gene encoding signal recognition particle protein: MAFEGLTTRLQNVFSKLRGKGKVSDEDVAEAMREVRLALLEADVNFKVVKEFIAKVKEKAVGKEVMESFTPGMVIIDIVNKELTDLMGGSQAKLAKANKPPTVLMMVGLQGAGKTTTSGKLAKMLQKQNSRPLLVAGDIYRPAAIKQLQVLGEQIKAPVFTLGDQTSPVEIARQGLQHAKDNGNDYVIIDTAGRLHVDEELMEELRQIHSVVNPDEVLLVVDSMTGQDAVNVAEHFNQQLNLTGVVLTKLDGDTRGGAALSVKAVTGCPIKFASLGEKLDALEPFHPERMASRILGMGDMLSLIEKAQLNIDTDKAKEMERKMRNAEFTFEDFLEQMDQVKKLGPIDQIMDMIPGMGKMKQAKDLKVDDKQMGRIEAIVYSMTTEEKRNPDMINHSRRKRIATGSGTSLAEVNRLIKQFDEMRRMMKQFSDMMGPKGGKNKAMKQLKGMGKGMKFPFR; encoded by the coding sequence ATGGCATTTGAAGGATTAACGACCCGATTACAGAATGTGTTCAGCAAGCTGCGCGGCAAAGGCAAGGTGTCTGATGAGGATGTAGCCGAGGCTATGCGCGAGGTACGTCTGGCATTGCTCGAAGCGGATGTAAACTTCAAAGTGGTCAAGGAATTCATCGCCAAGGTGAAAGAGAAGGCTGTTGGCAAAGAAGTGATGGAGAGCTTCACGCCAGGAATGGTCATCATCGACATCGTTAACAAGGAATTGACGGATTTGATGGGCGGAAGCCAGGCGAAATTGGCTAAAGCGAACAAACCGCCTACGGTGCTGATGATGGTTGGTTTGCAGGGTGCTGGTAAAACAACCACATCTGGTAAACTGGCTAAAATGCTGCAAAAGCAAAACAGCAGACCATTGCTTGTTGCAGGCGATATTTATCGTCCGGCAGCGATCAAACAGTTGCAAGTACTCGGCGAGCAGATCAAAGCGCCGGTATTCACACTGGGAGATCAGACAAGCCCTGTTGAGATTGCACGTCAAGGTCTTCAACATGCCAAAGATAACGGTAATGATTATGTCATTATCGATACAGCTGGACGTCTGCATGTCGATGAAGAGCTGATGGAAGAGCTTCGCCAGATTCACAGCGTAGTGAATCCGGATGAAGTACTGCTTGTCGTAGACAGTATGACAGGTCAGGATGCGGTTAACGTAGCAGAACACTTTAATCAGCAACTTAATCTGACCGGGGTTGTCTTGACTAAGCTGGATGGCGACACTCGTGGTGGTGCTGCACTTTCCGTCAAAGCAGTTACGGGTTGTCCAATCAAGTTTGCTTCCCTTGGAGAGAAACTTGACGCTTTGGAGCCGTTCCACCCGGAACGTATGGCTTCACGGATTCTCGGTATGGGTGATATGTTATCTCTGATTGAGAAAGCTCAATTAAACATTGATACCGATAAAGCCAAGGAAATGGAACGGAAGATGCGTAATGCAGAATTCACGTTTGAAGATTTCCTGGAGCAGATGGATCAAGTGAAAAAGCTGGGACCAATCGATCAGATCATGGATATGATTCCTGGCATGGGCAAGATGAAACAAGCCAAAGACTTGAAGGTTGATGATAAACAGATGGGCCGGATCGAAGCGATCGTCTACTCTATGACGACCGAAGAGAAACGGAACCCGGACATGATCAACCATAGCCGCCGGAAGCGTATTGCTACGGGTAGCGGAACATCTCTGGCTGAAGTAAATCGTCTGATCAAGCAGTTTGATGAGATGCGCCGCATGATGAAACAGTTCTCGGATATGATGGGACCTAAAGGCGGTAAAAATAAAGCTATGAAGCAGCTTAAAGGTATGGGTAAAGGAATGAAGTTTCCTTTCCGTTAA
- the rpsP gene encoding 30S ribosomal protein S16: protein MAVRIRLKRMGAHKAPFYRVVVSDSRSPRDGRFIEEIGYYNPVEQPAVVKIDEDKALAWLQNGAQASDTVRNLLSKAGVMKKFHESKLSK, encoded by the coding sequence ATGGCAGTTCGTATTCGTCTGAAACGTATGGGTGCTCACAAAGCTCCTTTCTACCGCGTAGTGGTATCGGATTCCCGTTCCCCACGTGACGGTCGTTTTATCGAGGAGATCGGTTACTACAACCCGGTTGAACAACCGGCTGTTGTTAAGATCGATGAAGATAAAGCATTGGCATGGCTTCAAAACGGTGCACAAGCATCTGACACTGTCCGCAACTTGCTTAGCAAAGCGGGCGTGATGAAGAAGTTCCACGAGTCTAAATTATCTAAATAA
- a CDS encoding KH domain-containing protein, with translation MEELVSIIAKALVDHPEDVTVRTVEKDRLVVYELTVHPDDVGKVIGKQGRIAKSLRTVVTSAAVKMDKRVTVDIIS, from the coding sequence ATGGAAGAATTAGTAAGCATAATTGCTAAGGCTTTGGTCGATCATCCGGAAGATGTGACGGTTCGGACGGTTGAGAAAGACCGGCTTGTCGTTTATGAGTTAACTGTTCATCCTGACGATGTCGGGAAGGTAATTGGTAAACAGGGACGAATCGCAAAATCTCTTCGCACGGTCGTCACATCAGCAGCAGTTAAGATGGATAAACGGGTTACCGTTGATATCATATCTTAA
- the rimM gene encoding ribosome maturation factor RimM (Essential for efficient processing of 16S rRNA) has product MAEFMNVGKIVNTHGIRGEVRIMPLTDFPEVRFAKNAELFFFTPDNHPVMVNVESSRLHKNMYILRLKEYGNINEVEKFKGGMAKVLKENLAELDEGEYYFHQIVGCSVITEEGETLGTISEILTPGANDVWVVKTPAGKEVLIPVIDDVVLDVDIEQQQVKIHLMEGLL; this is encoded by the coding sequence ATGGCAGAGTTTATGAATGTAGGTAAAATCGTCAATACCCATGGAATTCGTGGCGAGGTAAGAATCATGCCTTTAACTGATTTCCCGGAAGTGCGTTTCGCGAAAAATGCAGAGTTGTTTTTCTTTACACCAGATAATCATCCAGTCATGGTCAACGTGGAATCTTCACGTTTGCATAAGAATATGTATATTCTTCGTCTCAAAGAGTATGGCAATATTAATGAAGTCGAGAAGTTTAAAGGCGGCATGGCCAAAGTGTTGAAAGAGAACCTGGCTGAGCTGGACGAAGGTGAATATTACTTCCATCAAATCGTTGGGTGTTCGGTCATCACCGAAGAGGGTGAAACGCTTGGGACTATCTCTGAAATTTTGACTCCTGGTGCTAATGATGTATGGGTTGTCAAAACGCCAGCAGGCAAAGAAGTACTGATTCCCGTTATTGATGATGTAGTACTTGATGTGGACATCGAACAGCAGCAAGTGAAGATTCACCTGATGGAAGGGCTGCTGTAA
- the trmD gene encoding tRNA (guanosine(37)-N1)-methyltransferase TrmD — protein sequence MKVDVLTLFPEMFDGVFGASILGKAQTKGLVSLGATNFRNYATNKHNTVDDAPYGGGGGMVLKPDPIFAAVEDVLEQRGEAGATMKAPRIILMCPQGETFTQKKAEELVQEDHLIFICGHYEGYDERIREFLVTDELSIGDYVLTGGELPAMVAIDSIVRLIPGVLGNETSAVTDSFSTGLLEYPHYTRPPEFRGMKVPDMLLSGHHLNIEAWRREQSLLRTLERRPEMLETADLTDKERIWLKKIRSNRDNNTE from the coding sequence ATGAAAGTGGATGTATTAACACTATTCCCGGAGATGTTTGACGGCGTATTCGGAGCAAGTATTCTGGGTAAAGCCCAAACGAAGGGCCTGGTATCCCTCGGTGCAACCAACTTCCGTAATTATGCGACCAATAAACACAATACGGTTGATGATGCTCCTTACGGTGGAGGTGGAGGCATGGTGCTGAAACCAGATCCGATCTTTGCTGCTGTTGAAGATGTGCTGGAGCAACGCGGAGAAGCCGGGGCAACCATGAAAGCTCCACGTATCATTTTAATGTGTCCGCAAGGTGAGACGTTTACACAGAAAAAAGCAGAAGAACTTGTACAGGAAGATCATCTGATTTTTATATGCGGACATTATGAAGGTTACGATGAGCGAATCCGCGAATTTCTCGTGACGGATGAACTATCCATTGGTGATTACGTACTCACGGGTGGGGAGTTGCCTGCTATGGTTGCGATTGACAGCATCGTACGTCTTATCCCCGGTGTGCTTGGCAATGAGACAAGCGCAGTAACCGATTCATTCAGCACCGGACTCCTGGAATATCCACATTACACACGTCCACCCGAGTTTAGGGGCATGAAAGTACCGGATATGCTGTTGTCAGGACATCACCTGAACATTGAGGCGTGGCGTAGAGAACAGTCTTTGCTTCGTACGTTAGAGCGTAGACCAGAGATGTTGGAAACGGCCGATTTGACGGACAAAGAGCGAATTTGGTTGAAAAAGATACGCTCAAACCGTGATAATAACACAGAGTAA
- a CDS encoding VOC family protein — protein sequence MTYNIIGLDHIQLAAPEGCEAEARHFFNNVLGWTEIAKPESLRKRGGVWFECGRHQVHIGVQKDFIPAKKAHPAFHVQHLDQLRDHLNDNHIHIVDDEARVDEGVRRFYINDPFGNRLEFLEWV from the coding sequence ATGACTTACAATATTATTGGTCTTGATCATATTCAGCTCGCAGCACCAGAAGGTTGTGAGGCAGAGGCGCGTCATTTTTTCAATAATGTATTGGGATGGACGGAGATCGCTAAACCTGAATCTCTAAGAAAACGGGGTGGTGTATGGTTTGAGTGTGGCAGACACCAAGTGCATATTGGCGTACAAAAAGATTTCATTCCCGCTAAAAAAGCTCATCCGGCATTTCATGTACAACATTTGGATCAGTTGCGTGATCATCTGAATGATAACCATATTCATATTGTCGATGACGAAGCAAGGGTAGATGAAGGTGTACGACGATTCTATATAAATGATCCTTTTGGCAATCGTCTTGAGTTCTTAGAGTGGGTATGA
- a CDS encoding polysaccharide deacetylase family protein, with product MKYWKKITLAVLAILTCSITLYAYAVTHPTNAMSHKACTSWDMVKGKAFQLSHTDFSSQSTLDRSTFKIEHGTATEVPVLMYHYIEPKLNNHETGNKSIINLEDFEQNMKYLHDEGYRTITLDQLEQYVNGKISLPQKSIVITFDDGYQNNYTLAYPVLQKYNFHASLFVIGSKIQEQPSVFDPAINSFISKPEMQAATDVFEFNSHTYNLHHKGFMRCGNSVPVGLDTRLLDDDIQQMKQTGIDTPYLAYPFGYTSTQMIYKLQQHGYRMALTVKSGFVHPGDHPMKLPRLTVTTGTDLASLLQPESSPQNGFAASQNDQ from the coding sequence ATGAAATATTGGAAAAAGATCACGCTTGCTGTACTCGCCATACTCACATGCTCCATTACACTATATGCATATGCCGTAACTCATCCTACGAATGCCATGTCACACAAAGCCTGTACCTCCTGGGATATGGTCAAAGGCAAAGCATTCCAGCTATCACACACTGACTTCTCTAGCCAATCTACGCTGGATCGTTCTACCTTCAAGATTGAACATGGTACCGCTACAGAAGTGCCTGTACTGATGTATCATTACATAGAGCCCAAACTGAACAATCACGAAACAGGTAATAAATCCATCATTAATTTGGAGGATTTCGAGCAAAATATGAAATACCTGCATGATGAAGGCTACCGTACGATTACACTGGATCAGCTTGAACAATATGTCAACGGAAAGATCTCCCTACCACAAAAGTCCATTGTAATTACCTTTGATGATGGATACCAGAACAATTATACGTTAGCTTACCCTGTGCTTCAAAAATATAATTTCCACGCCTCATTGTTTGTCATAGGCAGTAAAATTCAGGAGCAACCTTCGGTATTTGATCCTGCCATTAACAGCTTCATCTCCAAGCCAGAGATGCAGGCGGCAACTGACGTATTTGAATTCAACAGCCATACCTATAACCTGCATCACAAGGGATTTATGCGCTGTGGTAACAGTGTACCCGTCGGTCTGGACACCCGTCTTCTGGATGATGATATCCAGCAAATGAAGCAAACCGGAATAGACACACCTTATCTGGCCTATCCTTTTGGCTATACCAGTACACAGATGATCTACAAGTTACAACAACATGGATATCGTATGGCCTTGACCGTAAAGTCTGGATTTGTGCATCCAGGAGATCATCCCATGAAGCTACCTCGCTTGACGGTCACGACAGGTACTGACCTGGCATCCTTGCTTCAGCCCGAATCCAGTCCGCAGAACGGATTCGCTGCATCGCAGAATGACCAATGA
- the rplS gene encoding 50S ribosomal protein L19 → MNIVQAITQEQLRKDIPSFRPGDTLKVHVKVIEGTRERIQLFEGVVIKRRGGGISETFTVRKISYGVGVERAFPLHSPKIDRIEVARRGKVRRAKLYYLRELRGKAARIKEIR, encoded by the coding sequence ATGAATATCGTTCAAGCGATTACACAAGAACAACTTCGTAAGGATATTCCGAGTTTTCGTCCTGGTGACACTTTGAAAGTGCACGTTAAGGTAATCGAGGGAACTCGTGAGCGTATCCAATTGTTCGAAGGTGTTGTGATTAAACGCCGTGGTGGTGGAATCAGTGAGACTTTTACAGTTCGTAAAATTTCTTACGGTGTAGGTGTGGAAAGAGCTTTCCCGCTTCATTCCCCTAAAATCGATAGAATCGAAGTGGCTCGCCGTGGTAAAGTGCGTCGTGCGAAGCTTTATTATCTTCGTGAACTACGCGGTAAAGCAGCGAGAATTAAAGAAATTCGTTAA
- the lepB gene encoding signal peptidase I, translated as MEQEVQHDRGNPAEEKDSRSKKAKNEIVEWLKAIVIALVLVILIRWLLFKPFVVDGPSMQPNFETGERVIVNEILYDIREPKRGEVIVFHVPTEGRDFIKRVIAVEGDTVEVQDDTVMVNGKKVDETYIQGAIDAAEANGGTYNVKDFPNEQFPDGKVPAGHVFVMGDNRPNSTDSRMIGYVSLEDIIGRADVIFWPIGEIKWINH; from the coding sequence ATGGAACAAGAAGTTCAACATGACCGGGGAAATCCTGCCGAAGAGAAAGACAGTCGATCCAAAAAAGCTAAAAATGAAATTGTTGAATGGCTCAAAGCCATCGTTATCGCATTAGTTCTCGTCATTCTGATTCGGTGGTTGCTCTTCAAACCGTTTGTTGTGGACGGACCGTCCATGCAGCCGAACTTTGAAACGGGTGAACGGGTGATCGTCAACGAAATCTTATATGATATCAGAGAACCGAAGCGCGGTGAGGTTATCGTCTTCCACGTACCAACCGAAGGTCGAGATTTCATTAAACGTGTTATTGCTGTAGAAGGTGATACGGTGGAGGTTCAGGACGATACCGTGATGGTTAACGGTAAAAAGGTTGATGAAACGTATATTCAAGGAGCCATTGATGCTGCTGAAGCGAATGGTGGAACATATAATGTGAAGGATTTCCCGAATGAGCAGTTCCCTGATGGCAAAGTGCCGGCAGGTCATGTGTTTGTTATGGGAGACAACCGTCCAAATAGTACAGACAGCCGTATGATCGGTTATGTTTCGTTAGAAGATATTATTGGTCGTGCAGATGTGATTTTCTGGCCGATCGGTGAGATCAAGTGGATTAACCACTGA
- the ylqF gene encoding ribosome biogenesis GTPase YlqF, whose amino-acid sequence MTIQWFPGHMTRARRQIQDKLKLIDVVIELLDARLPVSSRNPMIDEILLDKPRMILLNKSDLADAKVTQEWIEYFKKEGITAFPVDASTGTNVKDIPVQAKLLLKEKIDRQIAKGINPRAVRGLIVGIPNVGKSTLINRLAGRSIALTGDRPGVTKGQQWIKVGKEMELLDTPGILWPKFEDQNVGYRLAVTGAIKEEILNAEDIAFFGISYLMRYYWDALEERYGLQEFSKDADDSDSVIAIMEQVGRVRGCVVSGGRIDLEKASRAFLRELRAGKMGRFSMEAPY is encoded by the coding sequence GTGACGATACAATGGTTTCCAGGTCATATGACTCGAGCCAGACGCCAGATTCAGGATAAGTTAAAGCTCATCGACGTGGTCATCGAACTATTGGATGCCCGTCTGCCTGTCTCCAGCCGTAATCCGATGATTGACGAAATATTGCTGGACAAACCCCGGATGATTTTGTTGAACAAATCGGATTTGGCAGATGCTAAAGTGACGCAAGAATGGATCGAATATTTTAAAAAAGAAGGAATTACCGCCTTTCCTGTGGATGCCTCGACAGGCACCAACGTTAAAGACATTCCAGTACAGGCGAAGCTGCTTCTGAAAGAAAAAATTGATCGTCAAATTGCCAAGGGAATTAACCCTCGTGCGGTTCGCGGATTGATTGTGGGTATTCCGAATGTTGGTAAATCAACCCTGATTAACCGACTGGCTGGACGGAGTATTGCGTTAACAGGAGATCGTCCTGGTGTCACGAAGGGGCAACAGTGGATCAAGGTAGGCAAAGAAATGGAGCTATTGGATACTCCAGGTATTCTTTGGCCCAAGTTCGAAGATCAGAATGTAGGTTATCGTCTTGCCGTAACAGGTGCGATCAAAGAGGAAATTCTGAATGCAGAGGATATCGCCTTTTTTGGAATCAGCTACCTGATGCGTTACTACTGGGACGCCCTGGAAGAGAGATATGGACTGCAGGAGTTTTCCAAGGATGCAGATGATTCAGACAGTGTTATTGCGATTATGGAACAAGTCGGCCGTGTCCGTGGTTGTGTTGTAAGCGGTGGACGCATCGATCTGGAAAAGGCATCGCGAGCATTTCTGCGAGAACTGCGAGCGGGTAAAATGGGACGTTTCTCCATGGAAGCTCCTTATTAA
- a CDS encoding ribonuclease HII, which translates to MGENNEEIGLNLLDTPVGPRKKKEASEPRDLLLYEREYWDSGFERIAGIDEVGRGCLFGDVVAAAVILPKDLILEGVNDSKKLTEKKRDALYDVIMEKALAVGIGYADAETIDRLNIKQAARLAMKRAIEALGELPDYMLVDAEKVDLNVPQLSIIKGDANSQSIAAASIIAKVTRDRLCKEEWDTLYPEYGLSVHKGYATKVHREQIMALGATPMHRRSFLGNLLGEQQSLF; encoded by the coding sequence ATGGGTGAAAATAATGAAGAGATCGGGTTGAATCTACTGGATACCCCGGTTGGACCGAGGAAGAAAAAAGAAGCCAGTGAACCTCGAGATCTGTTGCTCTACGAGCGGGAGTATTGGGACAGTGGATTTGAACGTATTGCTGGTATTGATGAGGTAGGACGGGGATGCTTGTTTGGGGATGTTGTCGCAGCGGCGGTTATTTTACCGAAGGATCTCATTCTGGAAGGTGTGAATGACTCCAAGAAATTGACAGAGAAAAAACGTGATGCACTATATGACGTCATTATGGAAAAGGCACTAGCGGTAGGAATCGGATATGCGGATGCAGAAACGATTGACCGCCTTAACATTAAGCAGGCTGCGAGACTCGCGATGAAACGTGCAATTGAAGCATTGGGAGAACTTCCTGATTATATGCTGGTGGATGCCGAGAAGGTGGATCTGAATGTACCTCAACTGTCCATTATTAAAGGTGACGCCAATAGTCAATCGATCGCAGCGGCATCTATTATTGCCAAGGTAACGCGAGATCGGCTGTGTAAGGAAGAATGGGATACGTTATATCCGGAATATGGTTTGTCGGTACATAAAGGATATGCAACAAAAGTTCATCGGGAGCAAATTATGGCGTTGGGGGCAACCCCGATGCATCGGCGCAGTTTTCTGGGCAATCTGCTTGGAGAGCAGCAATCGTTGTTTTAA
- a CDS encoding DNA ligase: MNIGSMIKGLMGDSKPGNAKPLELKEGQVVRGSVVSVSDDGGEAVLQIQGVQVRAKLETPLRPGETTLLQVQPPGENGITVMKPMAGTLAELPQASLNNLLKDVGLPDTKGNRELLLAMQRSGLPLTKDNVAMVQNMMTAKPAQVPVEEWVQATGIAFQRGLPVTAETVKGLHQTVFGPPLHQLLSGLADQLETMLTQTTGKPALPGEQLAVMKPAIVAGVPVLPNAAQMEEGLAASGNGRQVTGSGTPALSTQQGQAALAGAISMTDGGAEDAANAVKGNLQAGGGTGNAEAGAKAVASNVETAGKGGAGIPSGTGIPGEGPRGADAGQAGSRPGTPGAAAESVAGRVNTGQPEAGAAGRTDGRAETPAAVGTPSAAGQAAPAAPTAAQLAPKLLALLDALRSASTAAPAQPGAAAQAAPASQGGQAAAAAGGVPQPLPAGADAPPAGGSAAAPAGAAAVPAPVTHGGDPWVGRVLKLLGAEHEQQAVHGAAAQPRVGDAASPANADTLKGLLLQLASSDGAPAALKDAAGQAVQYLTGQQLLLTTDRSATFAQMHWFIPITGPDGEETASVQIQSRRGPRGELDASNCRLWFDLDMKSLGPTLVDVHVVNNIVSLRVLNDREGMGPLLESGRDVIHQALDKLGYQLLTFKTEPWPAGQEPGAERKMTASDYSPERYKGVDLKV; this comes from the coding sequence TTGAATATCGGTTCCATGATTAAGGGGTTAATGGGAGATAGTAAGCCCGGCAATGCCAAACCGCTTGAATTAAAGGAAGGTCAGGTGGTTCGTGGCTCCGTCGTTAGTGTATCCGATGATGGGGGAGAAGCGGTTCTGCAGATTCAAGGTGTGCAGGTGCGCGCCAAGTTGGAGACTCCACTCCGTCCGGGTGAGACTACGTTGCTTCAAGTACAGCCTCCAGGTGAAAATGGCATAACGGTAATGAAACCTATGGCGGGAACACTTGCTGAGCTGCCACAAGCTTCGCTGAACAACCTGCTTAAGGATGTAGGACTGCCGGATACGAAAGGAAATCGGGAACTGTTACTTGCCATGCAGCGTAGCGGATTACCGTTAACGAAGGATAATGTAGCTATGGTCCAAAATATGATGACAGCTAAACCTGCACAGGTACCTGTGGAAGAATGGGTACAGGCGACGGGAATTGCTTTTCAGCGTGGTCTCCCGGTTACGGCGGAAACGGTAAAAGGATTACATCAGACGGTGTTTGGCCCCCCTCTGCATCAGTTGTTAAGCGGGTTGGCTGATCAGTTGGAAACGATGTTGACTCAAACAACAGGTAAACCGGCATTGCCTGGAGAACAATTGGCTGTCATGAAACCAGCTATTGTGGCTGGTGTGCCTGTATTGCCGAATGCAGCGCAGATGGAAGAAGGGTTGGCTGCATCAGGCAATGGTCGTCAGGTAACGGGATCCGGAACACCTGCTTTGTCGACACAACAAGGACAAGCGGCATTGGCAGGAGCTATATCTATGACGGATGGCGGGGCAGAGGATGCAGCTAATGCGGTGAAAGGAAACCTGCAGGCCGGCGGAGGAACAGGAAATGCTGAAGCCGGGGCAAAGGCAGTTGCCAGCAACGTTGAAACGGCTGGCAAAGGGGGCGCAGGTATTCCGTCTGGAACCGGAATACCTGGAGAGGGCCCGCGCGGGGCTGACGCGGGCCAAGCTGGGAGCCGCCCGGGTACACCAGGGGCGGCAGCAGAATCTGTGGCTGGCCGTGTAAATACAGGCCAGCCTGAAGCAGGCGCGGCCGGCCGGACTGACGGCCGCGCTGAAACGCCTGCTGCTGTGGGGACTCCGTCCGCAGCAGGCCAGGCGGCGCCAGCAGCGCCTACGGCAGCGCAGCTGGCGCCCAAGCTGCTGGCGCTGCTGGACGCCCTGCGCAGCGCGTCCACTGCCGCACCGGCACAGCCTGGTGCGGCAGCACAGGCCGCCCCTGCATCGCAGGGCGGCCAAGCGGCTGCGGCTGCCGGAGGCGTGCCGCAGCCGTTGCCAGCCGGCGCTGATGCGCCGCCGGCTGGCGGTAGTGCCGCAGCACCTGCGGGAGCTGCGGCAGTGCCCGCGCCTGTCACCCACGGGGGGGACCCGTGGGTGGGGCGCGTGCTGAAGCTGCTCGGTGCGGAGCACGAGCAGCAGGCTGTTCACGGCGCGGCAGCGCAGCCGCGCGTGGGGGATGCGGCGAGTCCGGCAAATGCGGACACGCTGAAGGGCTTGCTGCTGCAGCTTGCCAGCAGCGACGGTGCACCGGCGGCGCTCAAGGATGCCGCCGGACAAGCGGTGCAATATCTGACAGGTCAGCAGTTATTGCTGACGACAGATCGCAGCGCTACGTTTGCACAGATGCATTGGTTTATTCCTATTACCGGACCAGATGGGGAAGAAACGGCTTCCGTTCAGATTCAATCTCGTCGTGGACCTCGCGGAGAATTGGATGCGTCTAACTGTCGTCTATGGTTCGATCTGGATATGAAAAGTCTTGGGCCTACACTGGTAGATGTACATGTGGTTAACAATATTGTCAGTTTGCGTGTATTGAATGATCGCGAAGGGATGGGGCCACTCCTGGAGAGTGGACGAGACGTAATCCATCAGGCATTGGATAAGCTGGGCTATCAATTGCTAACTTTCAAGACGGAACCGTGGCCTGCGGGCCAGGAGCCGGGCGCGGAGCGGAAAATGACGGCCTCGGACTATAGTCCTGAACGTTACAAAGGGGTGGACTTGAAAGTATGA
- a CDS encoding EscU/YscU/HrcU family type III secretion system export apparatus switch protein produces MKDESPQPDLLSKKAVALKYVPGESEAPVVVAKGRGKVAEAILDKAKENGVAVQEDAALVEVLSKLDLDEQIPAELYQLVAEVLTYVYRADRLASGREEDESW; encoded by the coding sequence ATGAAGGATGAGTCGCCACAACCGGATCTGCTCTCCAAAAAAGCGGTTGCCCTAAAATATGTTCCTGGAGAGAGCGAAGCGCCCGTTGTTGTAGCCAAGGGCCGCGGCAAAGTGGCAGAAGCCATTCTGGACAAAGCCAAGGAAAACGGGGTGGCTGTTCAGGAGGATGCAGCACTCGTGGAAGTGCTCTCCAAATTGGATCTGGATGAACAAATTCCAGCAGAATTATATCAATTGGTAGCAGAGGTTCTAACGTATGTCTATCGTGCAGATCGACTGGCTTCAGGACGTGAGGAAGACGAGTCATGGTAG
- a CDS encoding YraN family protein: MVEHRSGKESELRLTRQQKGRLGEEAACHWLRENDYRIIRQNWRCRSGEIDIIASSEGLIVFVEVRSRSGAAQYGTPQESVDMRKMQQVRSTASVYLQMTGETDHQIRFDVIAVMLDRAGETVSVNHIINAF, translated from the coding sequence ATGGTAGAACATAGATCAGGCAAGGAGTCGGAACTGAGGCTTACACGACAGCAGAAGGGACGATTAGGCGAAGAAGCTGCTTGTCACTGGTTGCGAGAGAACGACTATCGAATCATTAGACAGAACTGGCGTTGCCGTAGCGGTGAGATTGATATCATTGCTTCCAGTGAGGGCCTGATTGTCTTTGTAGAAGTAAGAAGCAGAAGTGGAGCCGCTCAGTATGGTACACCTCAGGAATCGGTCGATATGCGTAAAATGCAGCAGGTGCGTTCAACCGCATCCGTTTATTTACAAATGACAGGAGAGACAGACCATCAGATCCGCTTTGATGTAATTGCGGTAATGCTTGACCGAGCAGGAGAGACGGTCTCTGTGAATCATATTATTAATGCTTTTTGA